One window from the genome of Cryptomeria japonica chromosome 6, Sugi_1.0, whole genome shotgun sequence encodes:
- the LOC131077615 gene encoding transcription factor bHLH25 — MEMSSAQWWSELGMDDPLQVMQNNSNVYDPTAEQLAALMGYQNNNNNNLGLETACYHNNNIKLPQLGVRTRPCEGSSYYERPSKQMKTISWDSNSSHGHGQPQFSSKVSTAPSVYVPNCQQINSPLENYITSMLKFQDESNYTDNSNNYSNFNAAPNTPTINGEIVVESCISDITNSVDNSGFNISPSSAKMFKQNQGKKQVSSNTHDHIMAERKRREKLSQRFIALSAIVPGLKKMDKASVLGDAIKYVKQLQEKVKVMEEKAPKKTVQSVVYVKKAKLVSNPEDDKLSSTSSSSNSSSAVEDGTEGVLIPEIEARQVNKNILIRIHCEKRKGLLVKSLAELERLDLTIMNASILSFTETTLDLTFTVQMEEACDLSVAEIVKALQALFNNMT, encoded by the exons ATGGAAATGTCATCTGCTCAATGGTGGTCAGAGCTG GGCATGGATGATCCGCTGCAAGTAATGCAGAACAACAGCAATGTATATGACCCAACTGCAGAACAGCTTGCAGCTCTAATGGGGTACcagaacaataataataataacttggGTCTGGAAACTGCTTGCTATCACAACAACAATATAAAGCTTCCTCAATTGGGAGTCAGGACAAGGCCCTGTGAAGGAAGTTCTTATTACGAAAGGCCTTCAAAACAGATGAAAACAATCAGTTGGGATTCCAATTCGTCTCATGGGCATGGACAGCCACAGTTTTCAAGCAAGGTTTCCACAGCTCCATCTGTTTATGTGCCCAATTGCCAACAGATTAATTCCCCACTGGAGAATTACATAACAAGCATGTTGAAGTTCCAAGATGAATCTAACTATACTGATAACAGCAATAACTACAGTAATTTCAATGCAGCCCCAAACACACCCACCATTAATGGCGAAATCGTGGTGGAGAGTTGCATATCAGATATTACTAATTCTGTGGACAACTCTGGATTTAACATTTCACCCTCCTCTGCCAAGATGTTTAAGCAGAATCAGGGGAAAAAGCAGGTATCGAGTAACACTCATGATCACATCATGGCTGAGAGGAAGCGGAGGGAGAAACTTAGCCAGAGATTCATCGCTCTCTCTGCCATTGTTCCTGGCCTCAAGAAG ATGGATAAGGCCTCTGTTCTGGGGGATGCAATAAAGTATGTGAAGCAGTTGCAGGAGAAGGTGAAGGTAATGGAGGAAAAAGCTCCCAAGAAAACAGTGCAGTCCGTGGTGTATGTAAAGAAGGCCAAGCTGGTTTCGAATCCCGAGGACGACAAACTGTCTTCAACTTCTTCCTCTTCTAATTCTTCCTCTGCCGTGGAAGATGGTACAGAAGGTGTGTTGATACCTGAAATCGAGGCTCGTCAAGTGAACAAAAACATTCTAATTCGAATCCATTGCGAGAAGAGAAAAGGGCTTCTGGTAAAGTCCCTTGCAGAGCTTGAAAGGCTTGACCTCACTATCATGAATGCCAGCATTCTATCTTTCACAGAGACAACCCTAGACTTGACTTTCACTGTTCAG ATGGAAGAAGCCTGTGATTTGAGTGTGGCTGAAATAGTGAAGGCTTTGCAGGCTCTCTTCAATAACATGACTTAG